A section of the Spirosoma pollinicola genome encodes:
- a CDS encoding Wadjet anti-phage system protein JetD domain-containing protein, which produces MISPDEVRQKAERWWTNGSLLRACLDGTIDTFFPRDIPQIGLDKSADKLTRFITIQQEQEALRKQAKSTIGYGYSLEWTAQGSRQVGQNQYITRIYIESLTDYLRLIGKTAEYQSFVQTLALVRTTAPSLLNLFERMPRLVIDQADNWPDLLTVAGYFIQNPKPRQYVRSLPIALPTKFIENNRPILRTLLDHLIPEHLNADESDFYKRFHLQVEEPLVKVRFLDALVRLHPALSHISIWLSEFRELRLGASRVFIIENLTTFLIFPNRADSIAIWGGGFAVTLLGGTDWLADKQILYWGDIDAHGFLILNQCRKQFPQTQSLLMDRATFDAHKHLVSKGETTPVVDLPYLTEEERALFLLLNRNGWRVEQERLGAEWLKEQLLMKTTGGDD; this is translated from the coding sequence ATGATTAGCCCTGATGAGGTACGTCAAAAAGCCGAACGCTGGTGGACGAATGGCTCCTTATTGCGGGCTTGTCTGGACGGTACGATCGACACCTTTTTCCCCAGGGATATTCCGCAGATCGGTCTCGATAAATCGGCCGACAAATTAACACGGTTTATTACCATTCAACAGGAGCAGGAAGCGTTACGTAAGCAGGCTAAGTCGACCATTGGGTATGGCTATTCGCTGGAATGGACCGCTCAGGGGAGTCGGCAGGTGGGACAGAATCAGTACATCACCCGAATTTATATCGAGTCGCTTACCGATTATCTCAGGCTGATCGGAAAAACCGCCGAGTATCAATCGTTTGTACAGACCTTAGCGCTTGTTCGTACTACCGCGCCATCGCTCCTCAACCTGTTTGAGCGAATGCCCCGACTGGTGATTGACCAAGCCGACAACTGGCCTGATCTGCTAACAGTTGCTGGTTATTTTATACAAAACCCGAAACCCCGGCAATACGTACGGAGCCTGCCCATTGCCCTGCCCACCAAGTTCATCGAAAACAACCGGCCCATACTTCGCACGCTGCTGGATCACCTGATTCCGGAACATCTGAACGCCGACGAATCGGATTTCTACAAACGCTTTCATCTACAGGTGGAGGAGCCGCTGGTTAAAGTTCGGTTTCTGGATGCGTTGGTACGTCTGCACCCTGCCTTATCGCATATCAGCATCTGGCTGAGCGAGTTTCGGGAGTTGCGTTTGGGTGCGAGCCGGGTGTTCATCATCGAAAACCTCACAACATTTTTAATCTTCCCAAATCGAGCCGACAGCATCGCCATCTGGGGCGGAGGTTTCGCCGTTACCCTGCTGGGCGGCACCGACTGGCTGGCCGACAAGCAAATCCTGTACTGGGGCGACATCGATGCCCACGGGTTCCTGATTCTGAACCAGTGCCGCAAACAATTCCCCCAAACGCAATCGCTCCTGATGGACCGCGCCACCTTCGACGCGCACAAGCACCTGGTCAGCAAAGGCGAAACGACACCCGTGGTTGACTTGCCCTACTTGACGGAGGAAGAACGCGCCTTGTTCCTGCTGCTCAACCGCAATGGGTGGCGCGTGGAGCAGGAGCGGCTGGGAGCGGAGTGGCTAAAGGAACAATTGCTCATGAAGACGACAGGCGGGGATGATTAA
- a CDS encoding ATP-binding protein, producing MELNALAGGIDPSKGIKLDDAIKWWTTIWSNYPTHSFFTNYLASKGHEWADEGLKALLVMLTQKKTPTSAIVSGYQKLNGIRSQHTEQDGKPFEDDIINHLRSGGIVIADLSQGDPALQRMFSERICRKIFQDSMARFIANEPNNFIQFYFEEAHNLFPKKDDKDLAQIYNRLAKEGAKLNLGMTYATQEVSSISSNILKNTQNWFIAHLNNEDETRELRKYYDFGDFTEGLVRFSASSDQGFVRMKTYSNPFVIPVQVKLFGKKAEVLPENPNDVSTVTEGSLPSPV from the coding sequence GTGGAACTGAATGCTCTCGCTGGGGGTATAGATCCATCTAAAGGTATTAAGCTCGACGATGCGATAAAGTGGTGGACAACTATCTGGTCTAACTATCCTACTCATTCTTTTTTCACAAATTACTTGGCTAGCAAAGGTCACGAATGGGCAGATGAGGGGCTTAAAGCACTTTTGGTAATGCTAACCCAAAAAAAGACACCCACCTCAGCTATCGTGAGCGGATACCAAAAGTTGAATGGAATTCGCAGTCAACATACAGAACAAGACGGCAAACCTTTCGAAGATGACATTATCAATCACCTTCGCTCTGGAGGCATTGTGATCGCTGACTTATCACAAGGCGATCCGGCATTACAACGTATGTTTTCTGAACGTATTTGCCGAAAAATCTTTCAGGATTCAATGGCAAGGTTTATTGCGAATGAGCCCAATAACTTTATCCAGTTCTATTTTGAAGAAGCACACAACCTTTTTCCAAAGAAAGATGATAAAGACTTGGCACAGATTTACAATCGCTTGGCAAAGGAAGGAGCTAAACTTAATCTTGGAATGACTTACGCTACCCAGGAAGTATCTTCGATTAGCTCAAACATTTTGAAGAATACCCAGAACTGGTTCATTGCTCACCTCAACAATGAAGACGAAACTCGTGAGTTGCGTAAGTATTATGATTTTGGGGACTTTACGGAAGGCCTTGTCCGATTCAGCGCCAGCAGTGACCAAGGCTTTGTCCGAATGAAAACTTACTCTAATCCATTCGTGATTCCAGTTCAAGTGAAGCTTTTTGGAAAAAAAGCAGAAGTTCTACCAGAAAATCCAAATGATGTTTCCACTGTCACTGAAGGCAGTCTACCCTCACCCGTATAA
- a CDS encoding DUF4194 domain-containing protein has translation MDIAQIEKAQVIGALYKGPLHQQQDSPARDRLWRLLLKHQQAVRKHFAEWGGDIHLDEAEGYARLIELDVEDDIRDQLPALIEKRPLNYPTTLLVVLFRKQLIEHQRFSGENMLRVNRADIHEQLSNFLNIGQKDEAKVRDRIDESINTLERYGLLRSLGNADDEYEVRRILNSFVDIEFINEFEEKLRQYALTYFKQTPDHDVD, from the coding sequence ATGGATATCGCTCAAATCGAAAAAGCGCAGGTAATAGGAGCACTCTATAAAGGCCCGCTTCACCAACAACAGGACAGTCCGGCCCGAGACCGACTTTGGCGTCTATTACTCAAGCATCAGCAAGCAGTTCGTAAACACTTCGCTGAATGGGGAGGAGACATACATCTCGATGAAGCTGAAGGGTATGCCCGCCTAATTGAGTTAGATGTAGAAGATGATATTCGTGACCAACTCCCGGCACTCATTGAGAAGCGGCCACTAAACTACCCAACTACGTTGCTGGTGGTGTTGTTCCGTAAGCAGTTAATTGAACACCAGCGATTTTCCGGCGAAAATATGCTTCGTGTCAATCGGGCTGATATACACGAGCAATTGAGTAATTTTCTGAACATCGGCCAGAAAGACGAAGCCAAAGTGCGCGACCGAATCGACGAGTCGATCAATACACTCGAACGCTACGGACTGCTACGCAGCCTGGGAAATGCGGACGATGAATACGAGGTTCGACGGATTCTTAACTCGTTTGTCGATATCGAATTCATCAACGAATTTGAAGAGAAACTTCGGCAGTACGCCCTTACCTATTTTAAACAAACGCCTGACCATGACGTCGACTGA
- a CDS encoding DUF3037 domain-containing protein — protein MSSVFYYSVLQYRYAQSLGEVLNVGVLLLFPEQRQAVFLHPERLGRIRKLYPKFAEKVIRSYFKGIVARTKQLTKQPEIFADYEAHPRQLIDNEILIRDSSALQFGEVKTSVLYTEDLSAIGEQFYKLYLSFYEEDEYRPRHDETYLLKEYKQLLRQRLDGLLSREAFEQPITVKPEGTSFAYQFPFAWQNGSYNLVKPVSFDLKLEQSINEKATLNVGQFTVLNDYAERRNARFDVLVARPKDRKLYKPYEQAVQLLANQPRVNIIEEEKLDDYSQKTAEALR, from the coding sequence GTGAGCTCAGTCTTCTACTATAGCGTCCTGCAATACCGGTACGCCCAATCATTGGGTGAAGTACTGAATGTTGGTGTATTGCTACTGTTTCCTGAGCAACGCCAGGCTGTTTTTCTACACCCCGAGCGGTTAGGACGTATCCGAAAACTATACCCTAAGTTTGCCGAAAAGGTAATCCGTTCCTACTTCAAGGGCATTGTCGCCCGAACAAAGCAATTAACGAAACAGCCCGAAATCTTCGCTGACTACGAAGCGCATCCACGGCAACTTATTGACAACGAAATTCTGATCCGCGACAGTAGTGCCTTGCAGTTTGGTGAGGTAAAAACATCAGTTTTATACACAGAGGATTTATCAGCAATCGGCGAGCAATTCTATAAACTGTATCTCTCGTTCTATGAAGAAGACGAGTATCGCCCACGTCATGACGAAACCTATTTGCTGAAAGAATACAAACAATTGCTTCGTCAGCGTCTGGATGGCCTGTTATCGCGTGAGGCTTTTGAGCAGCCGATTACGGTTAAGCCAGAAGGAACGAGCTTTGCGTATCAGTTTCCATTTGCCTGGCAAAATGGTAGTTATAATCTGGTAAAGCCCGTTAGTTTCGATCTGAAGCTAGAGCAGTCGATCAACGAAAAAGCAACGCTTAACGTAGGCCAGTTTACTGTTCTTAATGATTATGCAGAACGACGCAATGCCCGCTTCGATGTGCTGGTCGCCCGGCCGAAAGACCGAAAACTGTATAAACCCTATGAGCAGGCCGTTCAGCTATTAGCGAATCAGCCCCGGGTGAACATCATTGAGGAAGAGAAATTAGACGATTATTCGCAGAAGACGGCCGAAGCCCTCAGATAA
- a CDS encoding HipA family kinase — MLVFFNGLLKGGPLKSDELADSMSFENQKFKFGPILKILEATSYQSPIRSGGSTKPWLTQVNDQGNLVPYVVKLFTKKQTLQLHPIAKEVFGNILAQEFDLIIPECALIMFSDTFVNDLPEREALRLREIADGLKFGSKEIPNSSIVDVRQQRSLLKSYNMGTIFAFDNLVWNLDRGGARNKPNLLIDDDTLILIDHEQIFPFANDTLTPDAYVMPSFDRSAWYYPYDKHLFYPLLKRMSVPEKASLFETFQYFLENLSLSSLDSEAITLQFEGIEIGNYPVIREHLLQTKARAGEFCKFLTTLIA, encoded by the coding sequence GTGCTGGTATTCTTCAACGGTTTGCTCAAGGGAGGGCCACTTAAATCGGATGAATTGGCAGACAGCATGTCTTTTGAAAATCAGAAATTTAAATTTGGGCCAATATTGAAAATACTAGAAGCCACTTCTTACCAAAGTCCGATTCGATCCGGCGGTTCAACCAAACCGTGGCTTACGCAGGTGAACGATCAAGGCAACCTTGTGCCATATGTAGTTAAGCTGTTCACTAAAAAGCAGACTCTACAACTTCACCCAATTGCCAAGGAGGTATTTGGCAACATATTAGCCCAAGAATTTGATTTGATTATACCTGAATGTGCACTAATTATGTTTAGTGATACGTTCGTAAACGATTTACCAGAACGAGAAGCATTACGGTTACGTGAGATTGCAGATGGCCTAAAATTTGGTTCAAAAGAAATACCAAATTCCTCTATTGTTGATGTCAGACAACAAAGATCTTTGTTGAAAAGCTATAACATGGGCACTATCTTTGCGTTCGATAATCTGGTCTGGAACCTTGACCGGGGTGGAGCCCGCAACAAACCCAATCTGCTGATTGACGACGATACGCTAATTCTGATAGATCATGAACAGATATTTCCTTTCGCTAATGATACGCTTACGCCAGATGCCTATGTGATGCCTTCGTTCGACCGAAGCGCATGGTATTATCCATACGATAAGCATTTATTCTATCCGTTGCTTAAACGGATGTCCGTCCCCGAAAAGGCAAGCCTTTTTGAGACATTTCAATATTTTTTGGAAAATTTATCGCTTAGTTCGCTGGATTCAGAAGCTATAACTTTGCAATTTGAAGGTATTGAAATCGGGAATTATCCCGTTATTCGTGAGCATCTGTTGCAAACTAAAGCCCGCGCCGGAGAGTTCTGTAAATTCTTAACCACACTTATCGCGTGA
- a CDS encoding neutral/alkaline non-lysosomal ceramidase N-terminal domain-containing protein gives MKKLLKNKIKLLVIGLINAVNLVVAQSTPPASLSVGAAKVDIIPALNELKKPYYGINDNIYSRAVVVNNGNSTVALVSVDIGGINDEMADRILTKITATSGIPARNILITATHTHSVPFGISGDVFESKIASAVKLAKDKLQSARVGYGEGVSYINVNRNIIDPDTRRWWEGPNYDGPSDKTVAVVTFETLAGKPIAIYYNYAMHGVIAGMFDQVSGDVPGATSRYLENNFDDEAVVLWSTGACGDQNPIYYQQTYDLREIRVKEYAKRGIDISNKMPPGGEGLDRKDPKVIKLMEQQKQMLLSMGQLLGEEVLHVVRNTKRKTSNPVIQADQRMITCPGRKRLDEGRAGYAGTYADADSIPLRLGLIRLGDIALTAVNGEVFNPISTRLKKESPFANTLMTTLTNGYARSGYIPHDAAFGTYTFEVVSSRLKPGFAETAIVNGLLDMMYASLQVKP, from the coding sequence ATGAAAAAACTGCTGAAAAATAAGATAAAACTGTTAGTTATAGGGCTCATAAACGCCGTAAACCTGGTTGTTGCGCAGTCTACTCCACCAGCTTCGCTTTCGGTAGGGGCGGCCAAAGTAGACATAATACCGGCCCTGAATGAACTGAAGAAACCGTATTACGGCATTAACGACAACATATACTCCAGGGCTGTTGTCGTCAACAATGGCAATTCGACTGTAGCACTTGTTTCGGTAGATATTGGCGGTATTAACGACGAAATGGCGGATCGTATTCTTACTAAAATTACGGCCACATCAGGCATTCCTGCCCGAAACATACTGATCACCGCTACGCATACGCACAGTGTGCCGTTTGGGATCAGCGGAGACGTTTTCGAGTCTAAAATTGCCAGTGCTGTCAAACTGGCGAAAGACAAGCTACAGTCCGCCCGTGTCGGTTACGGCGAAGGTGTATCGTACATCAACGTGAACCGCAATATCATTGACCCTGACACCCGCCGGTGGTGGGAAGGCCCGAACTACGATGGCCCCTCCGACAAAACCGTAGCCGTGGTCACCTTTGAAACGCTGGCCGGTAAACCCATTGCCATCTATTACAACTATGCCATGCACGGCGTTATTGCCGGTATGTTCGATCAGGTGAGCGGGGATGTACCGGGGGCTACGTCGCGCTATCTGGAAAACAACTTCGACGATGAAGCGGTGGTCCTCTGGTCGACCGGTGCCTGTGGTGATCAGAACCCCATCTATTATCAGCAGACCTACGATTTACGCGAAATCCGCGTTAAGGAGTACGCCAAACGCGGTATCGACATCAGCAATAAAATGCCGCCCGGTGGCGAAGGGCTGGATCGGAAAGACCCGAAGGTGATCAAACTGATGGAACAGCAAAAGCAAATGCTGCTGTCGATGGGGCAACTGCTGGGCGAGGAGGTGCTACACGTTGTGCGGAACACCAAACGCAAGACAAGCAACCCTGTTATCCAGGCCGATCAACGCATGATCACCTGCCCCGGACGCAAACGGCTGGATGAGGGCCGGGCGGGCTACGCGGGTACGTATGCCGATGCGGATTCGATTCCTCTCCGGCTAGGGTTAATCCGTCTGGGCGACATTGCGCTTACAGCCGTCAACGGCGAGGTGTTCAACCCCATTTCGACCCGCCTTAAAAAAGAATCGCCGTTTGCCAACACTCTGATGACCACTTTAACCAACGGCTATGCCCGCTCGGGCTATATTCCCCACGATGCCGCGTTTGGCACCTACACCTTCGAAGTTGTTTCGTCGCGGCTCAAGCCGGGTTTTGCCGAAACCGCAATTGTCAATGGCTTGCTCGATATGATGTATGCCAGCCTGCAAGTAAAGCCGTGA
- a CDS encoding DNA double-strand break repair nuclease NurA, which yields MEGASKTSHRYVIQDETVKQYLSQVAPRIKPSDISLSQHILIDYQECINNPIESFMAFDGGYQEIVVEPGHPSAALCFFQFGALHFRRDDLEGLEKIPFIDPDDMARLRQMDRLKLVLPLRNYVMATESSITHSIRRTLQAFFAIPRKGDAKSMLDTLRWFVFRQYLPSNQQLPSYTLSQCPHCQERVELKVAQLHPTTYSMPCSNCRQELLLIDVLRLHEAIDDELGAGGIMGYVTTAIEQLILVHFIRIILDNKPTLFKEIFFFKDGPLGFFGQTVNMHKPMLDLVSFVQQKYHSLYLVGLEKSGAFVEHAKEISHLLKPGQVLLLDNDYIYKYITPGKADNTEPYAHTSYYGQKLIFKTPEEAVYVVTVPVPKLSIKPTASSLKDLQVLLTNVARLRCDMYDNAIMPIALANKLVSLSNRPSAGILQRFAQGRAT from the coding sequence ATGGAAGGGGCATCCAAAACCTCCCACCGTTACGTAATCCAAGACGAAACTGTTAAGCAATACTTGAGCCAAGTTGCTCCGCGCATAAAGCCTAGCGACATCAGTCTATCCCAACATATTCTGATTGATTACCAAGAGTGCATAAATAACCCAATTGAAAGTTTCATGGCCTTTGATGGTGGTTACCAAGAAATTGTCGTTGAGCCTGGTCATCCATCTGCGGCTCTATGTTTTTTCCAATTTGGTGCACTACACTTCCGGCGGGATGATTTGGAGGGTCTTGAGAAGATTCCTTTCATCGACCCTGATGATATGGCACGGCTTCGCCAAATGGATCGATTAAAGCTGGTACTACCACTACGCAACTATGTGATGGCTACAGAGAGTAGTATTACCCATTCCATCCGTCGTACTTTGCAGGCATTCTTTGCTATCCCCCGCAAAGGTGATGCAAAGTCAATGCTCGATACGCTTCGTTGGTTTGTATTTCGTCAATATCTACCTTCTAATCAACAGCTCCCATCTTACACTTTATCACAATGCCCTCATTGTCAAGAGAGAGTTGAATTAAAAGTAGCTCAGTTACACCCTACTACTTACTCCATGCCTTGCTCAAATTGCAGACAAGAGTTGCTTCTTATAGACGTCTTACGTTTACATGAGGCTATTGATGACGAACTTGGGGCTGGAGGCATTATGGGTTATGTCACTACTGCTATTGAGCAATTGATATTAGTACATTTTATTCGCATAATTCTTGATAACAAGCCAACACTATTTAAAGAGATATTTTTCTTTAAGGACGGCCCACTAGGCTTCTTTGGTCAGACTGTCAATATGCACAAACCAATGCTTGATTTAGTCTCGTTTGTGCAACAAAAATATCACTCTTTATACCTTGTAGGCTTGGAAAAGAGTGGTGCGTTCGTCGAGCATGCCAAAGAAATCTCTCACTTATTAAAACCTGGACAAGTTTTATTACTTGACAATGATTATATATACAAATACATTACTCCTGGAAAAGCTGATAACACAGAACCATACGCGCATACGTCTTATTATGGTCAAAAACTAATATTCAAAACACCAGAAGAAGCAGTATATGTAGTGACGGTACCGGTTCCTAAACTATCCATCAAGCCCACAGCAAGCTCTCTTAAAGATTTGCAGGTCCTTTTAACAAACGTAGCCAGACTGCGCTGCGATATGTATGATAATGCTATAATGCCCATTGCATTGGCAAATAAGTTAGTTTCCCTATCAAACCGCCCAAGTGCTGGTATTCTTCAACGGTTTGCTCAAGGGAGGGCCACTTAA
- a CDS encoding ATP-binding protein yields the protein MKRNFGSTPLPILNKRLTMTSTDPFAKAGYRLHRLEVLNWGTFNQKVWHIEPNGDNALLTGDIGAGKSTLVDALTTLLVRNDRITYNKAAGSDKRERTLKSYVLGAFKGEKLETSHKSKAVYLREPGTTHTVLLAYFTNQNTNQVVTLAQVFWLADVTDSPHKFFVVSERELTVKQHFVGFDSIRDLKRRLREQKEWVYDTFEDYSTRFRALLGIRSEEALDLFYQTISMKQVANLTDFVRAQMLAKTDIDQTIETVIRRFDDLNAAYEAVQQAQRQLLLLEPITSRWQTYKQQEAAIADLAQIADELPLFFAYHKAQLYREELDACDTYYGIEAGKRDELEREVDDTTARLNDLRIARETSSVGQRLKAIAQEIDSKNDVRAKRTANAKQSRELCTLLDLATALDVATFTVNLRQLNQVAEQLDKHRVVVQQERDRLMQHLWQLADDRNELQTEIVSLKQRKTQIPDRWLTIRRRIAEAASLTETDLPFAGELIRVKPTETAWEGAIERRLRGLGLSLLVHDTDYSRVADAVERITLGERVVYYRTIGHDYRSIDRLSAQSLVNKVDIKDDSPFFDWLDTQLRQEHNLICCESVDEFRRTPYAMTRNGQVKMGKMRHEKDDRRDLTNRRDYVLGWSNEQKINALTRQLAELDAQLGRTKTQFDEHERVLKQIDGQSRAIDELRKQRDFADLDWPHTAAEIEQLETERQTLTGQSSELSRLEEAIQQTKKTLDLKKEAYKKQAEEVGKLKNQTTTLADKLYNALDTMDVVNQDADLLESFFRSDDDVMEQLPLWLQRLNRLTIPNDQLSSTHKAAIVERLGTADLNAGNIERKEDELRKQLTGKDGEIDKLTGQKERTGQDVVKKMQQYCHAFPVESRDYEASVTPIAARDFEELYQRITDDDLPRHRERFRRELKEGTINSIVHLQMQLGKSEKDVKDKIQKINERLAEITYDTALDTYIQLVPEPVTTADIATFKNDLRNCLSNSYGDTDNYAERKFADVKQILDKLMSQDEVDKRWRDKVTDVRQWYSFGASERYKETHTEKEYYSDSSGKSGGQKEKLAYTILASAISYQYNITWEGAPRTFRLVVIDEAFGRGSKESTRYGLELFGRMNLQLLIVTPGEKVNIIQQIRSACALCG from the coding sequence TTGAAGAGAAACTTCGGCAGTACGCCCTTACCTATTTTAAACAAACGCCTGACCATGACGTCGACTGATCCATTCGCCAAAGCAGGCTACCGATTGCACCGCCTGGAAGTGCTAAACTGGGGCACGTTTAATCAGAAAGTATGGCACATAGAGCCTAATGGCGATAATGCCCTCCTAACGGGCGACATTGGCGCGGGTAAGTCTACCCTGGTTGATGCGTTGACGACCCTGCTGGTGCGTAACGACCGCATTACCTACAACAAAGCCGCTGGGTCTGACAAGCGGGAACGAACACTTAAATCCTATGTTTTGGGCGCTTTTAAAGGCGAAAAATTAGAAACATCACATAAAAGCAAGGCAGTTTATCTGCGTGAGCCGGGCACTACGCATACAGTTTTGCTGGCTTATTTTACGAATCAGAACACCAATCAGGTCGTTACGCTGGCGCAGGTATTCTGGCTGGCCGATGTGACGGATTCACCCCATAAATTTTTCGTTGTTTCGGAACGGGAGTTAACGGTCAAGCAGCATTTCGTTGGCTTCGACAGTATTCGCGACCTCAAACGGCGGTTAAGGGAACAGAAGGAATGGGTATATGATACGTTTGAGGACTATTCAACCCGGTTCCGGGCGCTGCTGGGCATTCGAAGTGAGGAGGCACTCGATTTGTTTTATCAGACCATTTCGATGAAACAGGTAGCCAACCTAACCGATTTTGTGCGGGCGCAAATGTTGGCAAAAACCGATATTGATCAGACCATTGAAACCGTTATTCGGCGCTTCGACGATTTGAACGCAGCTTATGAAGCCGTGCAGCAGGCCCAACGACAGTTGCTTTTACTGGAACCCATTACCAGCCGTTGGCAGACGTACAAACAGCAGGAAGCTGCAATTGCTGATTTAGCGCAAATTGCCGACGAATTGCCCCTCTTTTTCGCCTATCATAAAGCGCAGCTGTACCGCGAAGAGCTAGACGCATGTGATACGTACTACGGTATTGAAGCGGGCAAACGCGATGAGCTTGAGCGTGAGGTAGATGATACAACGGCTCGCCTGAATGACTTACGAATAGCACGCGAAACCTCATCGGTAGGCCAAAGACTAAAGGCAATCGCGCAGGAGATAGACAGTAAAAACGACGTACGGGCAAAGCGCACTGCCAATGCCAAACAGTCTCGCGAGTTATGCACTTTACTCGACTTAGCAACCGCTCTGGATGTTGCGACGTTTACGGTGAATTTGCGGCAGTTGAACCAGGTTGCAGAGCAACTTGACAAACACCGGGTTGTTGTTCAGCAGGAGCGGGACCGACTGATGCAACACCTCTGGCAACTGGCCGACGACCGTAATGAACTCCAGACAGAAATTGTATCGCTCAAACAACGTAAAACGCAGATTCCTGACCGCTGGCTGACCATTCGCCGACGTATTGCTGAAGCCGCCAGCTTAACGGAAACTGATCTGCCATTTGCCGGTGAACTGATTCGGGTAAAACCTACGGAAACTGCCTGGGAGGGGGCTATCGAACGCCGATTGCGCGGCCTGGGGCTGAGTTTACTGGTTCATGATACCGATTACAGTCGGGTGGCAGATGCTGTCGAACGAATCACGCTGGGCGAGCGAGTGGTCTATTACCGAACCATTGGTCACGACTATCGCTCCATAGATAGACTATCGGCCCAATCATTGGTGAACAAAGTTGACATCAAAGACGACAGCCCATTTTTCGACTGGCTTGATACCCAGCTTCGGCAGGAACATAACCTGATTTGTTGTGAATCTGTAGATGAATTTCGGCGGACTCCCTACGCTATGACCCGCAACGGACAGGTAAAAATGGGGAAGATGCGGCACGAAAAAGACGACCGACGTGACCTGACCAATCGGCGGGATTATGTACTGGGGTGGAGCAATGAGCAAAAAATTAATGCGCTAACCCGCCAACTGGCTGAATTAGATGCACAGCTTGGTCGAACGAAGACCCAATTCGACGAACACGAACGGGTATTAAAACAAATTGACGGACAAAGTCGGGCAATAGACGAGCTTCGTAAACAGCGCGACTTTGCCGACCTCGATTGGCCACACACAGCCGCTGAAATCGAACAACTGGAAACGGAACGGCAAACATTGACCGGGCAATCCTCCGAATTGAGCCGGCTTGAGGAAGCTATTCAGCAGACAAAAAAGACGCTTGACCTTAAAAAAGAAGCCTATAAGAAACAGGCTGAGGAAGTTGGTAAGTTAAAAAACCAGACTACAACGTTAGCTGACAAACTGTATAACGCACTCGATACGATGGATGTGGTAAATCAGGATGCCGACCTGCTGGAATCGTTTTTCCGGAGCGACGATGATGTAATGGAGCAGTTGCCGCTTTGGTTACAACGGCTTAATCGGCTCACTATTCCGAACGATCAACTTTCCAGTACACACAAAGCCGCCATTGTTGAACGCCTGGGAACCGCCGATTTGAACGCTGGTAATATTGAACGGAAAGAGGACGAGCTTCGAAAACAATTGACCGGTAAGGATGGCGAAATTGACAAATTGACTGGACAGAAAGAACGAACAGGGCAGGATGTCGTCAAAAAAATGCAACAGTATTGTCATGCGTTTCCAGTCGAAAGCCGCGATTACGAGGCCAGTGTGACACCCATAGCCGCCCGCGATTTCGAAGAACTCTACCAGCGCATTACCGACGACGATTTACCCCGCCACCGGGAACGTTTCCGCAGGGAACTCAAAGAAGGTACCATCAACAGCATCGTTCATCTGCAAATGCAGCTTGGGAAATCGGAAAAAGACGTAAAGGATAAAATACAAAAAATTAACGAACGGCTGGCCGAAATCACATACGACACGGCCTTAGATACCTACATCCAGTTAGTACCCGAACCCGTTACAACGGCTGACATTGCCACCTTTAAAAATGACCTGCGCAACTGCCTGAGTAACAGCTACGGCGATACGGATAATTATGCCGAACGGAAGTTTGCCGATGTCAAACAGATACTGGACAAACTGATGAGTCAGGACGAAGTAGATAAACGCTGGCGCGACAAAGTGACCGATGTGCGGCAGTGGTATTCGTTTGGTGCCAGTGAGCGGTATAAAGAAACCCATACGGAGAAAGAATACTACAGCGATTCGTCGGGAAAATCGGGTGGGCAGAAGGAAAAGCTGGCCTACACGATTCTGGCGTCGGCCATTTCGTATCAGTACAATATCACCTGGGAGGGCGCCCCGCGCACGTTCCGGCTGGTGGTTATTGACGAAGCCTTTGGCCGGGGCTCGAAAGAAAGTACCCGGTATGGTCTGGAACTGTTCGGGCGGATGAATCTGCAACTGCTGATTGTAACACCCGGCGAGAAAGTCAACATCATCCAGCAGATACGTTCAGCATGTGCATTATGTGGCTAA